In one Bradyrhizobium sp. 4 genomic region, the following are encoded:
- a CDS encoding DMT family transporter, with product MNHNQEALTARAAPILFVLLWSTGFIGTKYVVNNADPLTYLAIRMAFVVGLMAIIVAIARPKWPDRIGIAHSAVAGILVHGFYLGGTAIAIAHSIPAGLSALIPGLQPILTSTIANRWLGEKVTPVQWAGLVLGLGGVVLILHGRPMTGEAGLGWLASVVSLISITLGTLYQRRYCNHIDWRAGNLVQYVSVTIFFAIGAFLFEDRVVHWTREFMLALAWLAVALSIGSIGLLYWLIRHAAATSVASLFYLVPAVTALMAYLLFGEKLDALAIAGMVMCAAAVFVVNRRF from the coding sequence ATGAATCATAATCAAGAAGCCCTGACCGCCCGCGCCGCGCCGATCCTGTTCGTCCTGCTCTGGAGCACGGGCTTCATCGGCACCAAATACGTCGTCAACAATGCCGATCCCTTGACCTACCTCGCCATCCGCATGGCGTTCGTGGTCGGTCTGATGGCGATCATCGTCGCGATTGCGCGACCGAAATGGCCGGACCGTATCGGTATCGCGCACAGCGCCGTCGCGGGCATTCTCGTCCATGGCTTCTATCTCGGCGGCACCGCAATCGCGATCGCGCATTCGATTCCGGCCGGGCTTTCCGCGCTCATTCCGGGCCTTCAGCCGATCCTGACCTCGACCATCGCCAACCGCTGGCTCGGGGAGAAGGTGACGCCGGTGCAATGGGCGGGGCTCGTCCTTGGCCTCGGCGGCGTCGTGCTGATCCTGCACGGCCGTCCCATGACCGGCGAAGCCGGGCTCGGCTGGCTCGCCTCCGTCGTCTCGCTGATCAGCATCACGCTCGGCACGCTCTATCAGCGCCGCTATTGCAACCACATCGACTGGCGCGCCGGCAATCTCGTGCAGTACGTCTCCGTCACGATCTTCTTCGCGATCGGCGCCTTCCTGTTCGAGGACCGCGTGGTGCACTGGACGCGCGAGTTCATGCTGGCGCTGGCCTGGCTCGCCGTGGCCCTCTCGATCGGGTCGATCGGGCTGCTGTACTGGCTGATCCGCCATGCCGCCGCCACGTCTGTTGCAAGCCTGTTCTATCTGGTGCCCGCCGTGACGGCGCTGATGGCTTATCTGCTGTTTGGAGAAAAGCTCGATGCGCTGGCGATCGCCGGCATGGTGATGTGCGCGGCTGCGGTGTTCGTGGTCAACCGACGCTTCTAG
- a CDS encoding host attachment protein, translating to MDKMRIDKGDWLVVCDGRKALILENLGDEMFPNLHTREVHEQPNSSTSAQGTHAPGRLHGAAGSARSSVEQTDWHDEAERTFLRSLAGRLDAAVSSGETSALTMVASPRALGMIRAVYSDVVRKALQGEVGKDLVKLPVYEIEKQLLLSGAAK from the coding sequence ATGGACAAAATGAGAATCGACAAGGGTGACTGGCTGGTCGTGTGCGACGGGCGCAAGGCGCTCATTTTGGAAAACCTCGGCGACGAGATGTTTCCGAACCTCCACACCAGGGAGGTGCACGAGCAGCCCAATTCCTCGACCAGCGCGCAAGGGACCCACGCGCCGGGCAGGCTCCATGGCGCGGCCGGCAGCGCGCGCAGCTCGGTGGAGCAGACTGATTGGCACGACGAGGCCGAGCGCACCTTCCTGCGCAGCCTGGCCGGACGGCTCGATGCTGCCGTCAGCTCAGGCGAGACCTCGGCCTTGACCATGGTGGCCTCGCCGCGTGCGCTTGGGATGATCCGCGCCGTCTATTCGGATGTGGTGCGCAAGGCACTCCAGGGCGAGGTCGGCAAGGACCTCGTCAAACTGCCGGTCTACGAAATCGAGAAGCAATTGCTGCTGTCGGGCGCCGCCAAATAG
- a CDS encoding helix-turn-helix domain-containing protein: MLFDALAPSSALQLIGFADVDAFRPIESMEDARSIPLDVRNFAAARAVVSLPGCRIVMMRSFARILDAAYRMPGGMVILPMTDDLQVNSKGMHLDARFFIALRGSDECHFVERRTNHHAMIIFSPGLSDRGWFDQADDLRAYVANRPALLHIRQLLLDILRTASVQPALFETTEVAAHLQEGLLLALDDLFRIDSLSDRSASVQGERSIKLVQRIDDYVAAHPTAPIYTADLAGEFGVSIRTLGGAVSKVRGMSLHQYIRLKKLWATRSRLLKGGGANVATCARAQGFHHLGEFAAAYRATFHEAPSDTLARGRQAGPTAG, from the coding sequence ATGTTGTTCGACGCCCTCGCCCCATCCTCGGCGCTTCAATTGATCGGCTTTGCCGACGTCGATGCATTTCGGCCGATCGAGTCGATGGAGGATGCGAGAAGCATTCCGCTCGACGTCCGGAATTTCGCGGCGGCTCGCGCTGTCGTCTCCCTGCCCGGCTGCCGCATCGTCATGATGCGCTCGTTCGCGCGCATCCTCGACGCCGCCTATCGGATGCCCGGGGGGATGGTGATCCTGCCCATGACGGACGACCTTCAGGTCAATTCCAAGGGCATGCATCTGGACGCGCGTTTCTTCATCGCGCTCCGCGGCAGCGATGAATGCCATTTCGTCGAGCGCCGGACCAATCATCATGCGATGATCATCTTCTCACCCGGCTTGAGCGACCGGGGCTGGTTCGATCAGGCGGACGATTTGCGGGCCTATGTCGCGAACCGCCCCGCTTTGCTCCACATACGGCAGCTCCTGCTCGACATTCTGCGAACCGCGTCGGTGCAGCCGGCCCTGTTCGAAACGACCGAGGTCGCCGCCCATCTCCAGGAAGGCCTGCTGCTCGCGCTCGACGATCTGTTTCGCATCGATTCGCTCTCGGACCGGAGTGCCTCCGTCCAGGGCGAGCGGTCGATCAAACTCGTGCAGCGGATCGACGATTACGTCGCGGCACATCCGACTGCTCCGATCTATACCGCCGATCTCGCCGGCGAGTTCGGCGTCTCGATCCGGACGCTCGGCGGCGCCGTCAGCAAGGTGCGTGGCATGAGCCTGCATCAATACATTCGCTTGAAAAAATTGTGGGCGACGCGGTCTCGCCTTCTCAAAGGCGGGGGCGCCAACGTCGCCACATGCGCGCGCGCCCAAGGCTTTCACCATTTGGGGGAGTTTGCCGCAGCTTACCGTGCGACCTTCCACGAAGCGCCGTCCGACACGCTGGCCCGGGGCCGGCAAGCCGGTCCGACGGCTGGTTGA
- a CDS encoding VOC family protein: MPVVTWDHVHLRSPDPEATAAWLRDILGGEIVQAPGRIDVNLGGARIFIAPLEGDNAVNPPPPHPHQGLDHFGLTVKDIDAVAAELKAKGVTFTREPTTIRPGVRICFIRGPEGISIELLERDKKYT, from the coding sequence ATGCCAGTCGTCACTTGGGATCACGTCCATCTGCGCAGCCCCGATCCGGAGGCCACGGCGGCCTGGCTGCGGGACATCCTCGGTGGCGAGATCGTGCAAGCGCCCGGACGGATCGACGTGAATCTCGGCGGCGCAAGGATCTTCATTGCGCCGCTCGAGGGCGACAATGCGGTCAACCCGCCGCCGCCGCACCCGCATCAAGGCCTCGACCATTTCGGTCTCACGGTGAAGGACATCGACGCCGTCGCCGCCGAGCTCAAGGCCAAGGGCGTCACTTTCACGCGCGAACCGACCACGATCCGCCCCGGCGTGCGCATCTGCTTCATCCGCGGCCCCGAAGGCATCTCCATCGAGCTGCTCGAGCGCGACAAGAAATATACCTGA
- a CDS encoding GrlR family regulatory protein produces the protein MKNGLYSIHVNLLDGRVGKGSGVILFRDGKILGGDAYLYYTGSYTVKDNTFKGEVLVQRHTSPRGDDNPLFGGPAAVGIGVSGTFTETRGDMTGTALVGKASQIFGATLHKLAEAD, from the coding sequence ATGAAGAACGGCCTCTATTCGATTCACGTGAACCTGCTCGATGGTCGGGTCGGCAAGGGCAGCGGCGTGATTCTGTTTCGCGACGGCAAGATTCTTGGCGGCGATGCCTACCTCTATTACACCGGCAGCTACACGGTGAAGGACAACACCTTCAAGGGCGAGGTGCTGGTCCAGCGTCACACCTCGCCGCGGGGTGACGACAATCCGCTGTTCGGCGGACCTGCCGCGGTTGGCATCGGCGTCAGCGGCACGTTCACGGAGACGCGCGGGGACATGACGGGCACCGCGTTGGTCGGAAAGGCCAGCCAGATTTTCGGCGCGACGTTGCACAAGCTTGCAGAGGCCGACTAG
- a CDS encoding PAS domain S-box protein encodes MSAELTPTPEKKRTFSLSIGQLTFGSFLLVLAVIIVTSTASVIAIRHIDTTFAELQRLQSVGDLAEDIDRRMNELRLAARDFVTDPGAGIQFKQVGEAASTLSDILKKTRIELVPEQQDMIDGVSERLATYRSGLERISTLIDRRAQLLAGLPPLRDHFDAAVSGTGDRELASRLSEAQSRIALGLLARNPSAAEQAAQSMRAMGVADPKLRSAVNDYAEAIIAVAVRERQIADIDREVLGTEGRLIGRVTELLREVSARRGHVLSRDFARTLTEARWQSIVLGTIGVLIGILAAGFVVRRTVRPLAQIARSIRALAAGEKNTSIPSADLDNEIGDIARAAEVFRRALEEADTAREAAVRALTEQRLAEESYRKLFEGSVDGIYVTTPAGDLLNANPALARMMGYDSPQQLIDSINDIAHTIYLNPEARVEYQRLMARDGMVREFEYQVRQRGGDILWLSDSATGVRDEAGNIVRYEGTLRDITDQKRAEDAIAEGRRLLQQVIDTVPAVINVKDRDLRYVLMNRYMAGIFGIEPGDALGRTTADLMSRYGAAKSDESDKRVLTLRKGLGFYEEEYIDSSGHMRQWLVNKLPLLDAEGEIERIVTVALDIGERKRGEQEMRKAKESAETALRNLRETQASLIEAEKLAALGRLVAGVAHEVNNPVGISLTVASALERKTAMFTAEVERGELRRSALNDFLHTSRDASSQLVSNLNRAAELIQSFKQVAADRNYSDQRSFDLGDLTEQVVMSLRPGLRKHNLTLNVECQPDLTMNSYPGPYGQVLTNLFLNAVAHAFPDGRPGTIDIQVRESGKDNVEIIFSDNGCGMSLDVRRRAFDPFFTTRRNQGGTGLGLHIVYSIVTNRLGGRLDLDSEPGSGTRIQIILPRVAPLEQAAE; translated from the coding sequence ATGTCCGCCGAATTGACGCCGACCCCTGAGAAAAAGCGAACATTCTCGCTCTCCATCGGCCAGCTCACCTTCGGCAGCTTCCTTCTGGTGCTGGCGGTGATCATCGTCACCTCGACCGCGAGCGTGATCGCGATCCGGCACATCGACACGACTTTTGCCGAGCTGCAGCGGCTCCAGAGCGTCGGCGACCTCGCCGAGGACATCGACCGCCGCATGAACGAGCTGCGGCTCGCCGCGCGCGACTTCGTCACCGATCCCGGCGCCGGCATCCAGTTCAAGCAGGTGGGCGAGGCGGCCTCGACGCTCAGTGACATCCTGAAGAAGACCCGGATCGAGCTCGTGCCCGAGCAGCAGGACATGATCGACGGGGTCAGCGAGCGGCTTGCTACCTATCGAAGCGGCCTGGAGCGGATCTCGACCTTGATCGACCGCCGCGCCCAGCTGCTCGCCGGCCTGCCGCCGCTCCGCGACCACTTCGACGCGGCTGTCTCCGGCACCGGGGACCGAGAGCTGGCGTCCCGCCTGTCGGAAGCGCAGAGTCGGATCGCGCTCGGTTTGCTTGCGCGCAACCCGTCCGCGGCCGAGCAGGCGGCGCAGAGCATGCGGGCGATGGGAGTCGCTGATCCCAAGCTCAGATCGGCCGTCAACGACTACGCCGAGGCGATCATCGCGGTCGCTGTCCGTGAACGGCAGATCGCCGACATCGATCGCGAGGTGCTGGGAACCGAGGGCCGGCTGATCGGCCGCGTCACCGAATTGCTGCGCGAGGTCAGCGCGCGGCGCGGCCACGTGCTGTCGCGCGACTTCGCCCGCACGCTGACGGAGGCGCGCTGGCAGAGCATCGTGCTCGGTACTATCGGCGTGCTGATCGGCATTCTCGCGGCCGGCTTCGTGGTGCGGCGGACAGTCCGTCCGCTCGCCCAGATCGCGCGGTCGATCCGCGCGCTCGCAGCCGGCGAGAAGAACACCTCGATCCCGTCCGCCGATCTCGACAATGAGATCGGCGACATCGCGCGGGCGGCCGAAGTGTTCCGCCGCGCGCTGGAGGAGGCGGACACGGCGCGCGAGGCGGCGGTGCGCGCACTGACCGAGCAGCGCCTCGCCGAAGAGAGCTACCGGAAACTGTTCGAGGGTTCGGTCGATGGCATCTATGTCACGACGCCTGCCGGCGACCTCCTCAACGCCAATCCGGCGTTGGCGCGGATGATGGGCTATGACAGTCCGCAGCAGCTGATCGACAGCATCAACGACATCGCCCACACCATCTATCTCAATCCCGAGGCGCGCGTCGAATATCAGCGGCTGATGGCCCGCGACGGCATGGTGCGCGAGTTCGAATACCAGGTGCGCCAGCGCGGCGGCGACATCCTGTGGCTGTCCGACAGTGCCACCGGCGTCCGCGACGAGGCGGGCAACATCGTTCGCTACGAGGGCACGCTGCGCGACATCACCGACCAGAAGCGCGCGGAAGACGCCATCGCCGAAGGCCGGCGCCTGCTCCAGCAGGTCATCGACACCGTGCCCGCGGTCATCAACGTCAAGGACCGCGACCTGCGCTACGTGCTGATGAACCGTTACATGGCCGGCATCTTCGGAATCGAGCCGGGCGATGCGCTCGGCCGCACCACGGCCGACCTGATGTCGCGCTACGGCGCGGCCAAGTCCGACGAGAGCGACAAGCGTGTGCTGACGCTGCGAAAAGGTCTCGGCTTCTACGAAGAAGAGTACATTGATTCGTCCGGCCACATGCGGCAATGGCTCGTCAACAAGCTGCCGCTGCTCGATGCCGAAGGCGAGATCGAGCGGATCGTGACCGTGGCGCTCGACATCGGCGAGCGCAAGCGCGGCGAGCAGGAGATGCGGAAAGCCAAGGAATCCGCCGAGACGGCGCTGCGCAATCTGCGCGAGACCCAGGCCTCGCTGATCGAGGCGGAGAAGCTGGCGGCGCTCGGACGCCTCGTCGCTGGCGTCGCGCACGAAGTCAACAATCCCGTCGGCATCAGCCTCACGGTCGCCTCCGCGCTGGAGCGCAAGACCGCGATGTTCACCGCCGAGGTCGAGCGCGGCGAGCTGCGCCGCTCTGCGCTAAACGACTTTCTCCACACCAGCCGCGATGCGTCCTCGCAGCTCGTCTCCAATCTCAATCGCGCCGCCGAGCTGATCCAGTCGTTCAAGCAGGTCGCCGCCGACCGCAACTATTCGGACCAGCGCAGCTTCGATCTCGGTGACCTCACCGAGCAGGTGGTGATGAGTCTGCGGCCGGGCCTTCGCAAGCACAATCTGACGCTCAATGTCGAGTGCCAGCCCGATCTGACCATGAACAGCTATCCCGGACCGTACGGCCAGGTGCTGACCAATCTGTTTCTCAACGCGGTGGCGCACGCCTTCCCGGACGGCCGGCCGGGGACCATCGACATCCAGGTGCGCGAGTCCGGCAAGGACAATGTCGAGATCATCTTCTCCGACAATGGCTGCGGCATGTCGCTCGATGTCCGCCGCCGTGCCTTCGATCCGTTCTTCACGACGCGGCGCAACCAAGGCGGCACCGGTCTCGGGCTGCACATCGTCTACAGCATCGTCACGAACAGGCTCGGCGGACGGCTCGATCTGGATTCCGAACCGGGCAGCGGCACACGTATCCAGATCATCCTGCCGCGCGTGGCGCCGCTCGAGCAGGCCGCGGAATAG
- a CDS encoding DMT family transporter: MDNRQDNNIVVELALLLALATLWGGSYTFIKLGVATIPPITLIAARTTIAGLLLLAIMWVRGIRLPTAAATWQRFAFQAVLNSVIPWTLIAWGERHVDAALATILNSAGPIFTFLLTAVVTRHEATTPRKLVGVVAGMAGILLIVGVDAFHDFGSGLVAEAAIVAATICYACAAIFGRGFKGLDPMAPAAGSLLAGAAALIPASLILEQPWTLSPSLSSVLALLALATFSTAAAFVIYFRLIQTLGSVGTTAQAYLRVPIGVAISVAFLGESLSRTAWIGLACVVLGVAAMTIPARRPADVKTS; the protein is encoded by the coding sequence ATGGACAACCGGCAGGACAACAACATTGTCGTCGAGCTGGCGCTGCTGCTCGCGCTCGCGACGCTCTGGGGCGGCTCCTACACCTTCATCAAGCTCGGCGTCGCCACCATTCCGCCGATCACGCTGATCGCGGCGCGCACCACGATTGCGGGCCTGCTGCTGCTCGCGATCATGTGGGTGCGGGGCATCAGGCTGCCGACGGCTGCCGCGACCTGGCAACGCTTCGCCTTCCAGGCCGTGCTCAACAGCGTGATCCCCTGGACGCTGATTGCCTGGGGCGAGCGCCACGTCGATGCCGCGCTCGCGACCATCCTCAACTCGGCAGGCCCGATCTTCACCTTCCTGCTCACGGCGGTCGTGACGCGTCACGAGGCGACGACACCGCGCAAGCTGGTCGGCGTGGTTGCCGGCATGGCCGGCATCCTGCTGATCGTCGGCGTCGATGCCTTCCATGATTTCGGAAGCGGCCTCGTCGCGGAGGCCGCCATCGTTGCCGCCACCATCTGCTACGCCTGCGCCGCCATCTTCGGTCGCGGCTTCAAGGGCCTCGATCCCATGGCGCCCGCGGCCGGCTCGCTGCTGGCCGGGGCGGCGGCGCTGATCCCGGCCTCGCTCATCCTCGAGCAGCCCTGGACGCTGTCGCCCTCGCTGAGTTCCGTGCTGGCGCTGCTCGCGCTGGCGACCTTCTCGACCGCCGCAGCCTTCGTGATCTATTTCCGCCTGATCCAGACCCTGGGCTCGGTCGGCACCACCGCGCAGGCCTATCTGCGCGTGCCGATCGGGGTTGCCATCAGCGTCGCCTTCCTCGGCGAGAGCCTGAGCCGGACCGCCTGGATCGGCCTTGCCTGCGTCGTCCTCGGCGTCGCCGCCATGACCATCCCGGCCCGCCGGCCGGCCGACGTCAAAACGTCATAA
- a CDS encoding NUDIX hydrolase, translated as MAEASASRPASTILLLRDGVKVDGKSRDEIEVFMMVRHHQIEFNSGALVFPGGSVDAGDQEIVKRSDLYSGGEGLSEAERGFRIAAIRETFEESGILLARSKGSGTPVDARRAGEIADAHRVALNEHKVSFLSILADNGLQLALDTLVPYAHWITPEGMPKRFDTWFFLAAAPPDQLGAHDGRESTDSIWVSPREAVEGGESGRFKLPFPTTRNLIRLAKQSSVSAALEHARGMSVVTVMPVMTKTETGRQLRIPREAGYDGEVFEVGALG; from the coding sequence ATGGCCGAGGCATCAGCATCGCGCCCCGCGTCGACGATCCTCCTGCTGCGCGACGGCGTGAAGGTCGACGGCAAAAGCCGCGACGAAATCGAAGTCTTCATGATGGTGCGCCATCATCAGATCGAGTTCAATTCGGGCGCGCTGGTGTTTCCCGGCGGCAGCGTCGATGCCGGCGATCAGGAGATCGTCAAGCGCTCCGACCTGTATTCGGGCGGCGAGGGCCTGAGTGAAGCGGAACGCGGTTTTCGGATCGCCGCGATCCGCGAGACCTTTGAGGAAAGCGGCATCCTGCTGGCGCGGTCGAAAGGATCGGGCACGCCGGTCGATGCCAGGCGCGCCGGCGAGATCGCCGATGCGCATCGCGTCGCGCTCAACGAGCACAAGGTCAGCTTCCTGAGCATTCTGGCCGACAACGGCCTCCAGCTCGCGCTCGATACGCTGGTGCCTTACGCGCACTGGATCACGCCCGAGGGGATGCCAAAACGTTTCGACACCTGGTTCTTCCTTGCGGCAGCACCGCCCGACCAGCTCGGCGCACATGACGGCCGCGAATCGACCGATTCGATCTGGGTCTCGCCGCGCGAGGCGGTGGAGGGCGGCGAGAGCGGCCGCTTCAAGCTGCCGTTCCCGACCACGCGCAATCTGATCCGGCTCGCCAAGCAGTCGAGCGTCAGCGCCGCGCTCGAGCACGCCCGCGGCATGTCAGTCGTCACGGTGATGCCTGTCATGACCAAGACCGAAACCGGCCGTCAGCTCCGCATTCCCCGCGAGGCCGGCTATGACGGCGAGGTGTTCGAGGTCGGGGCGCTCGGCTAG
- a CDS encoding dihydrodipicolinate synthase family protein has protein sequence MKLTADAKGTFAIAPTPFHDDGRIDERSIDRLTDFYEEVGCDGVTVLGILGEAPKLDAAEAEQVAVRFVKRAKTMQVIVGVSAPGFATMRSLAKASMEAGAAGVMIAPPPSLRTDDQIIGYYKQAAEAIGPDVPWVLQDYPLTLSVVFTPAVIRKVVTDNPNCVMLKHEDWPGLEKISTLRNFQKDGSLRPLSILCGNGGLFLDFEMERGADGAMTGYAFPELLIDVVRLSKEGKRDAAHDLFDAHLPLIRYEQQPGAGLAVRKYVLQKRGIIASSAQRKPGATITPTAKAEVDYLLSRVARVDKRANLGPQSSAAG, from the coding sequence ATGAAACTTACCGCCGACGCCAAGGGCACCTTCGCAATCGCGCCGACGCCGTTCCACGATGACGGCCGGATCGACGAGCGCTCGATCGACCGCCTGACCGATTTCTACGAGGAGGTCGGCTGCGACGGCGTCACGGTTCTGGGCATTCTTGGCGAGGCGCCGAAGCTCGATGCCGCCGAGGCCGAGCAGGTGGCGGTACGCTTCGTCAAGCGCGCCAAGACAATGCAGGTGATCGTCGGCGTCTCCGCGCCGGGCTTTGCCACCATGCGCTCGCTGGCGAAGGCCTCCATGGAGGCCGGTGCGGCCGGTGTGATGATCGCACCGCCGCCGTCGTTGCGGACCGACGACCAGATCATCGGCTATTACAAGCAGGCGGCCGAGGCGATCGGCCCCGACGTGCCCTGGGTGCTCCAGGACTATCCGCTGACCTTGTCGGTGGTGTTCACTCCCGCCGTGATCCGCAAGGTCGTCACCGACAATCCCAATTGCGTGATGCTCAAGCACGAGGACTGGCCGGGGCTGGAAAAGATCTCGACGCTGCGCAATTTCCAGAAGGACGGCTCGCTGCGGCCGCTGTCGATCCTCTGCGGCAATGGCGGACTCTTTCTGGACTTCGAGATGGAGCGCGGCGCCGACGGCGCCATGACCGGCTATGCCTTCCCCGAACTCCTGATCGACGTCGTGCGGCTTTCGAAGGAAGGCAAGCGCGACGCCGCCCATGATCTGTTCGACGCGCATCTGCCGCTGATCCGCTACGAGCAGCAGCCCGGCGCTGGCCTTGCCGTGCGCAAATACGTGCTGCAGAAGCGCGGCATCATCGCCTCCAGCGCCCAGCGTAAGCCCGGCGCCACCATCACCCCGACGGCGAAGGCAGAGGTCGATTACCTGCTGTCGCGCGTCGCCCGCGTCGACAAGCGCGCCAATCTCGGCCCGCAATCCAGCGCCGCAGGTTAG
- a CDS encoding SDR family oxidoreductase translates to MGLLDGKVALVTGAGGGLGEAYAKLFAREGASVVVNDLGGPRDGSGADTSMAQLVVDAIKAEGGKAVANGADISTMEGGQSVFDDAIKHFGRADILVNNAGILRDQTFAKASESDWDKVIKVHLKGTFCCTMPVFRWMRENGGGVIVNTSSTSGLIGNFGQSNYGAAKGGIWGLSNVLAIEGRKYNIRIWTLAPGALTRMTADLPRYKENPRAALGPDGIAPAVLYMVSDLSGDQTGKVLGVSGPRGVREMRMMEMDGWKPPHTGWKAQDIADHAKEIFFSEEQIKMGARRF, encoded by the coding sequence ATGGGACTACTCGATGGCAAGGTTGCGCTGGTCACCGGCGCGGGCGGCGGGCTTGGTGAGGCCTACGCAAAGCTGTTCGCGCGGGAAGGGGCCTCCGTCGTTGTCAACGACCTCGGTGGCCCCCGCGACGGCTCCGGCGCCGACACATCGATGGCGCAGCTCGTGGTGGATGCGATCAAGGCCGAAGGCGGCAAGGCGGTCGCCAACGGCGCCGACATCTCCACCATGGAAGGCGGCCAATCGGTGTTCGACGACGCCATCAAGCACTTCGGCCGCGCCGACATCCTCGTCAACAATGCCGGCATCCTGCGCGACCAGACCTTCGCCAAGGCTAGCGAGTCCGACTGGGACAAGGTCATCAAGGTGCATCTGAAGGGCACCTTTTGTTGCACCATGCCGGTGTTTCGCTGGATGCGGGAAAATGGCGGTGGCGTCATCGTCAACACCTCCTCGACCTCGGGCCTGATCGGCAACTTTGGCCAGAGCAATTACGGCGCGGCCAAGGGCGGCATCTGGGGCCTGTCCAACGTGCTGGCGATCGAGGGCCGCAAATACAACATCCGGATCTGGACGCTTGCGCCGGGCGCGCTGACCCGCATGACCGCAGACCTGCCCCGCTATAAGGAGAACCCCCGTGCGGCGCTGGGGCCGGACGGCATCGCGCCGGCCGTGCTATACATGGTCAGCGACTTGTCCGGCGACCAGACCGGCAAGGTGCTGGGCGTGTCCGGGCCCCGCGGCGTGCGCGAAATGCGGATGATGGAAATGGACGGCTGGAAGCCGCCGCACACGGGCTGGAAGGCCCAGGACATCGCCGATCATGCCAAGGAGATCTTCTTCTCCGAAGAGCAGATCAAGATGGGGGCGCGGCGGTTTTAG
- a CDS encoding MaoC family dehydratase yields the protein MSARYDELKGLKNLGQKYSYTDREAMLYAYGIGLGADPMDENELAFVNEGTLTPRPLKVVPTFASVAAWGAGPGEMNLNRVMVVDGERDITFHQLLPVAAHITADSSVVEVYDKGKDKGVVISHQTVLKNEKGEKLATLVASRFARGDGGFGGPNLTQPDPHKIPSRAPDTTIDIVTRPDQALVYRLCGDRNPLHSDPEFAKKAGFPRPILHGMCTYGITCRGVLQTYADYDASAFRQHVARFSSPVYPGETVTMDLWKDGSVISFEAKVKSRGVTVIKNGKTVLG from the coding sequence ATGTCAGCCAGATACGACGAACTCAAAGGCCTCAAAAACCTCGGCCAGAAATATTCCTACACCGACCGCGAAGCGATGCTCTATGCCTACGGTATCGGCCTCGGCGCCGATCCGATGGACGAGAACGAGCTTGCCTTTGTCAACGAGGGCACGTTGACGCCGCGGCCGCTCAAGGTGGTGCCGACCTTCGCGTCCGTTGCGGCGTGGGGCGCGGGTCCGGGCGAGATGAATCTCAACCGCGTGATGGTGGTCGACGGCGAGCGCGACATCACCTTCCACCAGCTGCTGCCGGTCGCCGCGCACATCACCGCCGATTCCTCCGTCGTTGAAGTCTACGACAAGGGCAAGGACAAGGGCGTCGTCATCAGCCACCAGACCGTGCTCAAGAACGAGAAGGGCGAGAAGCTGGCAACTCTGGTCGCCTCACGCTTCGCCCGCGGCGACGGCGGCTTTGGCGGGCCGAACCTGACCCAGCCGGATCCGCACAAGATCCCGTCCCGCGCCCCCGACACGACCATCGACATCGTCACGCGCCCCGACCAGGCGCTGGTCTATCGCCTCTGCGGCGACCGCAACCCGCTGCACTCCGACCCTGAGTTCGCGAAGAAGGCCGGGTTTCCGCGTCCGATCCTGCACGGCATGTGCACCTACGGCATCACCTGCCGTGGCGTGCTGCAGACCTATGCCGACTACGACGCCTCCGCATTCCGCCAGCACGTCGCGCGGTTCTCCTCGCCTGTCTATCCCGGCGAGACCGTGACCATGGACCTCTGGAAGGACGGCAGCGTGATCTCGTTCGAAGCCAAGGTGAAGTCGCGCGGCGTCACCGTAATCAAGAACGGCAAGACGGTGCTGGGGTGA
- a CDS encoding OB-fold domain-containing protein: MSEAKKYPAPVTNPETAAFWDAAKQGKFMIKRCTACGEAHYFPRAICPFCYSDKTVWEESSGEGTIYTYSLMRKSPTGPYAIGYVTLKEGPSLQTNFVDCDLTTLKIGQKVKVVFKPTDGAPLPFFTPA; encoded by the coding sequence ATGAGCGAAGCCAAGAAATATCCGGCCCCGGTGACCAACCCCGAGACAGCCGCGTTCTGGGACGCGGCCAAGCAGGGCAAGTTCATGATCAAGCGCTGCACCGCCTGCGGCGAAGCGCATTACTTCCCGCGCGCGATCTGCCCGTTCTGCTACTCCGACAAGACGGTGTGGGAGGAGTCTTCGGGCGAAGGCACGATCTACACTTACAGCTTGATGCGGAAGTCGCCGACCGGCCCTTACGCGATCGGCTACGTCACGCTGAAGGAGGGGCCGTCGCTCCAGACCAATTTCGTCGATTGCGATTTGACGACGTTGAAGATCGGCCAGAAGGTGAAGGTGGTGTTCAAGCCGACCGATGGCGCACCGCTGCCGTTCTTCACGCCGGCTTAG